One window of the Chryseobacterium sp. CY350 genome contains the following:
- a CDS encoding SusC/RagA family TonB-linked outer membrane protein — protein sequence MNVKISRSLGAIAVLYFTANFHAQNTTTDTIQKEQKIEEVVMIGYGTQKKSNVTGAISSLKASDLEDIPAGRPEQVLQGRAAGVSVISNSGQPGSAATVRVRGITSFGAGSNDPLWVVDGIVVDNIAWLNQADIEGMEILKDGASAAIYGVSAARGVILITTKKGAKGKLNLSYNGFFGVGSAAKKLDLLDATQYANIINEAISNDNMYSSNPNPLTFANPNSFGRGTDWQDVIFNSAQRSSHDFSISGGSDKSTFYTSFGLYEQQGIVMRDISNYKRLNARINSTHKVLNWLTIGQTLAYTHVKAQGINENGEFGGPLSSAINLDPITPVTVTNGIANQLFPSDYNNPFIVRDGFGNPYGISHFVNKEMSNPLAFQQTQLGRNRYSDDFIANVFAEAKFLNHFTFKSSINGKLSYWGNQGFTPKFYLSPSYKNDTFNSLFRETQKRFDWNTENTLNYQNKFGDHNLSVLLGQGYYEFNIASGQNTTYTNLPVNSWEDASFNFDIAPENRTGNAWDGKETHKTSYFARVVYDYRNKYLFTGTMRRDGSSKFGRNNHWGNFPAMSLGWNLSNENFWRKNNIVNSVKLRGGYGVLGNDGIDDFQFASFLVPGSNYSFGNNNINIGYAPSTLENPDLKWERTSQLNFAVDLKLLQNFDLTVDVYRKKSTDILRRVNIPGYVGVTNNPWRNIGDMNNDGLEVSLGYKKNWDDFTISANGNFGYLKNEITRLEDGKDFENFASFQSMGAVSRLQIGAAYGSFFGYQNAGIFQTQAEIDAYKNANGGLIQPNAKPGDFKRTDVNGDGKITEDDYVNLGNSVPKYTFGFTLNMNYKNFDFMIFAQGQAGNKIFQGLRRLDIQDANYQTAILDRWTGAGTSNTVARVTRDDPNQNYTRMSDYYLQKGDYLRLKLVQIGYTLPKNISETIGASKVRFYVTGENLVTFTKYTGYDPEIAGGDTFGIDRAYYPQSRTFLFGANVQF from the coding sequence ATGAATGTAAAAATATCAAGAAGTTTGGGAGCAATTGCCGTATTGTATTTTACTGCAAATTTCCATGCCCAAAACACCACTACAGACACAATTCAAAAAGAACAGAAAATTGAAGAAGTAGTGATGATTGGTTACGGTACTCAAAAAAAGAGTAATGTGACGGGAGCAATATCGAGTCTAAAGGCTTCAGACTTGGAAGATATTCCTGCCGGAAGACCAGAGCAGGTTCTTCAAGGCCGAGCTGCCGGAGTAAGTGTTATATCAAATTCTGGACAGCCAGGATCTGCAGCAACTGTGCGAGTACGTGGTATTACCAGTTTTGGAGCAGGAAGTAATGATCCACTTTGGGTTGTAGACGGTATCGTTGTTGACAATATTGCATGGCTAAATCAGGCTGACATTGAAGGAATGGAAATTCTTAAAGATGGAGCTTCTGCAGCAATCTATGGAGTTTCGGCAGCACGAGGAGTGATTCTTATCACAACAAAGAAGGGAGCTAAAGGTAAATTAAATCTTTCTTATAATGGATTTTTCGGTGTTGGAAGTGCTGCTAAAAAACTAGACTTACTGGATGCTACCCAATATGCAAATATTATTAATGAAGCAATTTCCAATGATAATATGTACAGTAGTAATCCAAATCCACTGACGTTTGCAAACCCTAATTCATTCGGAAGAGGTACAGATTGGCAGGATGTGATTTTTAACAGTGCTCAGCGTTCTTCTCATGATTTCAGTATCAGTGGAGGAAGCGATAAATCTACGTTCTACACTTCTTTTGGATTATACGAGCAGCAGGGTATTGTAATGCGCGATATTTCAAATTATAAAAGATTAAATGCAAGAATCAATTCAACCCACAAAGTTCTTAATTGGCTTACAATCGGACAAACTTTAGCGTATACTCATGTAAAAGCGCAGGGAATTAATGAGAATGGTGAATTTGGGGGGCCGCTAAGCTCAGCGATCAACTTAGACCCAATCACTCCCGTGACAGTTACAAACGGAATTGCCAATCAGCTTTTCCCAAGCGACTACAATAATCCGTTTATCGTTAGGGATGGTTTTGGTAACCCGTATGGTATTTCGCACTTTGTAAATAAAGAAATGTCTAATCCATTGGCATTCCAGCAAACTCAGTTGGGGAGAAATAGATATTCAGACGATTTTATTGCCAATGTTTTTGCAGAAGCTAAGTTTTTGAATCATTTCACATTTAAATCAAGTATAAACGGGAAGCTATCGTACTGGGGAAATCAAGGATTTACTCCGAAATTTTATTTGAGTCCATCTTATAAAAACGATACATTCAACAGTCTTTTCAGAGAAACACAAAAAAGATTTGACTGGAATACTGAGAATACATTAAATTATCAAAACAAGTTTGGGGATCATAATTTAAGTGTATTATTGGGGCAGGGATATTACGAGTTTAATATTGCATCTGGTCAGAACACAACCTACACAAATCTTCCGGTTAACAGTTGGGAAGATGCTTCATTCAATTTTGATATCGCACCGGAAAACAGAACAGGTAATGCTTGGGATGGAAAAGAGACTCATAAGACTTCATATTTTGCAAGAGTAGTTTATGATTACAGAAATAAGTATTTGTTCACAGGAACAATGCGTAGAGATGGTTCTTCAAAATTTGGTAGAAATAATCACTGGGGAAATTTCCCGGCAATGTCATTAGGTTGGAATTTGTCAAATGAAAATTTCTGGAGAAAAAATAATATTGTGAACAGTGTAAAACTAAGAGGAGGATATGGTGTCTTAGGTAATGATGGAATTGATGATTTTCAGTTTGCCAGTTTCTTAGTTCCTGGAAGTAATTATTCTTTTGGAAACAATAATATCAATATAGGATATGCCCCAAGTACATTAGAAAATCCAGATTTGAAGTGGGAAAGAACTTCTCAATTAAACTTTGCAGTTGATCTGAAATTATTACAGAATTTCGATCTTACAGTAGATGTATATAGAAAAAAATCAACAGATATTTTAAGAAGAGTTAATATTCCCGGTTATGTTGGGGTAACAAATAATCCTTGGAGAAATATTGGGGATATGAACAATGATGGTCTTGAAGTAAGTCTTGGATATAAAAAGAATTGGGATGACTTCACCATCAGTGCGAATGGAAATTTCGGATATCTTAAAAATGAGATAACAAGATTAGAAGATGGTAAAGATTTTGAAAATTTCGCATCTTTTCAATCAATGGGAGCAGTTTCTAGATTACAAATTGGTGCAGCTTATGGTTCGTTTTTCGGATATCAAAATGCAGGAATTTTCCAAACTCAGGCAGAGATTGACGCTTATAAAAATGCAAATGGAGGTTTAATTCAGCCCAACGCAAAACCTGGAGATTTCAAACGTACAGATGTGAACGGTGATGGTAAAATTACAGAAGATGATTATGTGAATTTGGGTAATTCGGTTCCAAAATATACTTTTGGTTTCACATTAAATATGAATTACAAAAATTTTGATTTCATGATTTTTGCTCAGGGGCAGGCAGGAAACAAAATTTTCCAAGGTTTGAGAAGGCTAGATATTCAGGATGCTAACTATCAGACTGCAATTTTAGATCGTTGGACTGGTGCCGGCACGTCAAACACTGTTGCAAGAGTAACTAGAGATGACCCTAATCAAAATTATACAAGAATGTCTGATTACTATCTTCAAAAAGGCGATTATTTACGTCTGAAATTAGTACAGATTGGATATACACTACCTAAAAACATTTCTGAAACCATTGGTGCAAGTAAGGTAAGATTCTATGTGACTGGCGAAAACCTTGTTACATTTACAAAATATACAGGTTACGATCCTGAAATTGCCGGAGGTGATACTTTTGGTATAGACAGAGCTTATTATCCTCAATCTAGAACTTTCCTTTTTGGTGCTAATGTTCAATTTTAA
- a CDS encoding RagB/SusD family nutrient uptake outer membrane protein yields MKNKRFLYKSLSVLLLAGATFGAVSCNDSNLEDVKNTGTFDTENYFKNEEQSFSGLVSVYDLLRKYSGGFENDVTFFNAASDDFYSGGGSSTDGAGIQGMSNFTINPIIMPASYWRDYYQGIARANLLVDRIPNATMNDQTRKRFVAEAKTLRSLYYFELVRMFGRVPLILIPIKSNDDYYNIPQANVADIYTQIQSDILASIADLPMTASGAEKGRITQGTARAILGKIYLYNKKYSEAAAQFEMVNGTPGGTSQYGYKLVANFADLFKIGASNESIDPYKFSTESILEVMHTNKGNSDWSFWGSGKDEGNSVNQMVGIISYGKVTPPQGAPANNAPEMVSGWGFNPMTVDLFNFMQGDPRLDATVFNAKKLVQDGKITYSGGYRDTGYFLNKYMPREVDKSILPGTPELNFRQNYIAIRLADTYLMEAEALNGSGSRAQALLDAVRARVGLTPVPVSMQAIKDERRRELAGEGHRFFDLVRWGDAPAKLGARGFTAGKNEILPIPFNELTNTALVQNPNY; encoded by the coding sequence ATGAAAAATAAAAGATTTTTATATAAAAGTTTATCGGTGTTGCTTTTAGCGGGAGCAACTTTCGGTGCCGTTTCTTGTAATGATTCTAATCTTGAAGATGTAAAAAATACAGGAACATTTGATACAGAAAATTACTTTAAAAACGAAGAGCAGTCCTTTAGCGGATTGGTTTCTGTTTACGATTTATTGAGAAAGTATTCTGGTGGTTTTGAAAACGATGTTACATTTTTTAATGCAGCGTCCGATGATTTTTACTCAGGAGGTGGTAGTTCTACAGATGGAGCTGGTATTCAGGGAATGTCTAATTTCACAATCAACCCCATCATCATGCCCGCAAGTTATTGGAGAGATTATTATCAAGGCATTGCTAGAGCAAATCTTTTGGTTGATAGAATTCCAAATGCCACTATGAATGATCAGACCAGAAAAAGGTTTGTTGCAGAAGCAAAGACATTGCGATCTTTATACTATTTTGAATTGGTAAGAATGTTTGGCAGAGTTCCTTTAATTCTGATTCCTATTAAATCAAATGACGATTACTATAATATTCCACAAGCAAATGTGGCTGATATTTACACACAGATACAATCAGATATTCTAGCATCTATAGCTGACCTGCCGATGACGGCTTCTGGTGCGGAAAAGGGTAGAATAACGCAAGGAACAGCACGCGCTATTTTGGGTAAAATTTATTTGTATAATAAAAAATACAGCGAAGCAGCAGCTCAATTTGAAATGGTGAACGGAACTCCCGGAGGTACTAGCCAATATGGTTACAAATTAGTTGCCAATTTTGCAGATTTATTTAAAATTGGAGCCAGCAATGAAAGTATTGATCCTTACAAGTTTAGCACTGAGTCTATTCTTGAAGTTATGCACACGAACAAAGGAAATTCAGACTGGAGTTTCTGGGGTTCAGGAAAAGATGAAGGAAATTCAGTCAATCAGATGGTTGGTATTATTTCGTACGGTAAAGTAACACCTCCTCAAGGTGCTCCGGCTAATAATGCTCCAGAAATGGTTTCGGGATGGGGATTCAATCCAATGACAGTAGACTTATTTAATTTTATGCAGGGTGATCCTCGTTTGGATGCTACTGTTTTTAATGCTAAAAAGCTAGTTCAAGATGGAAAAATCACGTATTCGGGAGGATATAGAGATACCGGATATTTCTTAAATAAGTACATGCCTAGAGAAGTGGATAAATCTATTTTACCCGGCACACCAGAGTTGAACTTCCGTCAAAATTATATCGCCATAAGACTTGCAGATACTTACTTGATGGAAGCAGAAGCATTGAATGGTTCCGGATCGCGAGCTCAGGCTTTATTAGATGCCGTAAGAGCTAGAGTTGGCTTAACACCAGTTCCAGTTTCAATGCAGGCTATCAAAGACGAAAGAAGAAGAGAATTGGCTGGCGAAGGTCACAGATTCTTTGACTTGGTAAGATGGGGTGACGCTCCTGCAAAATTAGGTGCAAGAGGATTCACTGCCGGGAAAAATGAAATTTTACCAATTCCTTTTAATGAGCTTACAAACACAGCTCTAGTACAAAACCCTAATTACTAG
- a CDS encoding glycoside hydrolase family 30 protein, whose product MKFHKSYSFFLKSTALLFSGVVLLSLSSCKTSKVQIWLTKGDESVKLQQQTPISFVNNSNNFQNIEIDDTQKFQYVDGFGYTLTGGSVEVINRLSAAKRKALLNEIFGKEENSISISYLRLSIGASDLDGEVFSYNDLPQEQTDLTLSKFSLARDKNLIAMLKEILTINPKIKIIAAPWSPPVWMKDNGKSIGGSLKPQFYDVYARYFVKYIQEMQKEGITIDAITPQNEPLHPGNNPSLLMVSNQQRDFIKQSLGPIFKANNIKTKIVVYDHNCNKPEYAINILNDAEANQYIDGSAFHLYEGDISALKTVHDAHPNKNLYFTEQWTGAKGTFNEDLNWHTKNVIIGSMRNWSKIALEWNLANDQEYKPHTAGGCTECKGAITVSDKENFTRNVAYYIIAHASKFVPANSQRISSTQTDQLSTVAFKTPEGKTVLIVQNYRKNDENFNIKYKNKAASVTISGSSVATYVF is encoded by the coding sequence ATGAAATTTCATAAATCATATAGTTTCTTTTTAAAGAGTACTGCACTGCTATTCAGCGGTGTGGTACTTTTATCTTTATCGTCATGTAAAACTAGTAAAGTTCAAATTTGGCTTACTAAAGGTGATGAAAGTGTAAAATTACAACAGCAAACTCCAATAAGTTTTGTAAATAATTCTAATAACTTTCAAAATATTGAAATTGATGACACTCAAAAGTTTCAATATGTTGATGGTTTTGGATATACATTAACGGGCGGAAGTGTCGAGGTGATTAACCGTCTTTCAGCAGCAAAAAGAAAGGCTTTATTGAACGAAATTTTCGGAAAAGAAGAAAATTCTATCTCCATTAGTTATTTGCGATTAAGCATTGGCGCATCAGATTTGGATGGTGAAGTTTTTTCTTACAATGATCTACCTCAGGAACAAACTGATCTAACGTTGTCTAAATTCAGTCTCGCAAGAGATAAAAATTTAATTGCGATGTTAAAAGAAATTTTAACAATCAATCCAAAAATTAAAATCATAGCAGCGCCTTGGTCTCCTCCGGTTTGGATGAAAGATAACGGGAAATCAATTGGCGGAAGCCTGAAACCTCAATTTTATGATGTTTATGCAAGATATTTTGTAAAATACATCCAGGAAATGCAAAAAGAAGGAATTACAATCGACGCAATAACTCCTCAAAATGAACCGTTACATCCGGGAAACAATCCCAGTTTGTTAATGGTTTCTAATCAGCAGAGAGATTTTATTAAGCAAAGTTTAGGACCGATTTTTAAGGCAAATAATATTAAAACTAAAATTGTCGTTTACGACCATAATTGTAACAAACCCGAATATGCCATCAACATTTTAAATGATGCTGAAGCTAACCAATATATTGACGGTTCAGCTTTTCATTTATACGAAGGTGATATTTCAGCTTTAAAAACAGTTCACGATGCTCATCCAAATAAAAACCTTTATTTTACCGAACAATGGACGGGTGCCAAAGGTACTTTTAATGAAGATTTGAACTGGCACACCAAAAATGTTATCATCGGTTCGATGAGAAATTGGAGCAAAATTGCTTTAGAATGGAATTTAGCTAATGATCAGGAATATAAACCACATACTGCAGGAGGTTGTACAGAATGTAAAGGTGCAATTACAGTTTCAGATAAAGAAAACTTCACAAGAAATGTAGCGTATTATATTATTGCCCATGCATCAAAATTTGTTCCGGCCAACTCTCAGAGAATTTCTTCAACGCAGACAGATCAGCTTTCAACAGTTGCTTTCAAAACTCCTGAAGGAAAAACTGTTTTGATTGTTCAGAATTATAGAAAGAACGACGAAAATTTTAACATTAAATATAAAAACAAAGCAGCCTCTGTAACCATTTCGGGAAGCTCGGTTGCTACTTATGTTTTTTAG
- the bglX gene encoding beta-glucosidase BglX has product MKKLYFILAFTVLGFNSFGQKTIDQKVSELLSKMTLEEKVGQLVQYSGFEYATGPQNSNSASVLDEIKKGNVGSMLNVAGAEETRKFQELALKSRLKIPLLFGQDVIHGYRTTFPVNLGQAASWDLGLIEKSERIAATEASAYGIHWTFAPMVDVARDPRWGRVMEGSGEDTYLGTLIGLARIKGFQGKGLGNLDAIMACAKHFAAYGAAVGGRDYNSVDMSLRQLNETYLPPFKAAAEAGVATFMNSFNDINGIPATANNYILRDLLKGKWNYKGFVVSDWGSIGEMVPHGYAKDNKEAAEKAINAGSDMDMESRAYMAELPNLVKEGKVDPKLIDDAARRILVKKFEMGLFDDPYRFSNENRQKEQLNNPENRKFGREFGSKSIVLLKNEKNILPLSKTIKTVALIGPFGKETVANHGFWSVAFKDDNQRIITQFDGIKNQLDKNSTLFYAKGANIDDQDKSMFAEALETAKKADVVIMTLGEGSAMSGEAKSRSNLHFTGVQEDLLKEIAKTGKPIVLMINAGRPLVFDWAADNIPTIVYTWWLGTEAGNSIADVLFGTVNPGGKLPMSFPRTVGQVPIYYNHYNTGRPAKNNTDRNYVSAYIDLDNDPKFPFGYGLSYTQFKYSDMNLSSTNLKGNQTLNISVIISNTGKYDGEEVVQLYIRDLVGKVIRPVQELKGFQKVFIKKGESKTINFTLTPENLKFFDDQLNYDWEGGEFDIMVGTDSHNVQAKRINWSK; this is encoded by the coding sequence ATGAAAAAACTTTATTTCATATTAGCATTTACAGTATTAGGATTCAATTCTTTTGGACAAAAAACAATTGACCAAAAAGTTTCTGAGTTGTTGTCTAAAATGACCTTAGAAGAAAAAGTAGGACAGTTGGTGCAATACAGTGGTTTTGAATATGCAACCGGGCCACAAAATTCCAATTCTGCGAGTGTTTTAGATGAAATAAAAAAAGGTAATGTGGGTTCTATGTTGAATGTAGCAGGAGCAGAAGAAACCAGAAAATTTCAGGAGTTAGCTTTAAAATCAAGATTGAAAATTCCTTTGTTATTCGGTCAGGATGTAATTCATGGGTACAGAACAACATTTCCCGTGAACCTGGGTCAGGCTGCGAGCTGGGATTTAGGTTTAATAGAAAAATCAGAAAGAATTGCCGCAACAGAAGCTTCTGCGTACGGAATTCACTGGACTTTTGCACCAATGGTTGATGTTGCCAGAGATCCAAGATGGGGTAGAGTAATGGAAGGTTCTGGTGAAGATACATATTTGGGAACTTTAATTGGTTTAGCAAGAATCAAAGGATTTCAGGGGAAAGGTCTTGGAAATCTTGATGCGATTATGGCTTGTGCAAAGCATTTCGCAGCGTATGGAGCGGCAGTTGGCGGAAGAGATTACAATTCTGTTGATATGAGTTTAAGACAATTGAATGAGACCTATCTTCCTCCTTTCAAAGCTGCTGCTGAAGCGGGTGTTGCTACTTTTATGAATTCTTTTAATGATATCAACGGAATTCCGGCGACGGCAAACAACTATATTTTAAGAGATCTTTTAAAAGGAAAATGGAATTATAAAGGTTTTGTCGTATCAGACTGGGGAAGTATTGGCGAAATGGTTCCTCACGGTTACGCAAAAGATAATAAAGAAGCTGCAGAAAAAGCAATAAATGCGGGAAGTGATATGGATATGGAAAGCCGTGCGTACATGGCTGAACTTCCTAATCTAGTTAAAGAAGGAAAAGTTGATCCAAAGTTGATTGACGATGCAGCAAGAAGAATTTTAGTTAAAAAATTCGAAATGGGATTATTCGATGATCCTTACAGATTCAGCAACGAAAATAGACAGAAAGAACAGTTAAACAATCCGGAAAATAGAAAATTCGGGAGAGAATTTGGATCGAAATCTATTGTTTTACTTAAAAATGAAAAGAACATTCTTCCGCTTTCAAAAACTATAAAAACTGTCGCATTAATCGGGCCTTTCGGGAAAGAAACGGTTGCGAACCACGGATTTTGGTCTGTTGCTTTTAAAGATGATAATCAAAGAATCATCACTCAGTTTGACGGAATTAAAAATCAATTAGACAAAAACTCAACCTTATTCTACGCAAAAGGTGCCAACATTGATGATCAGGACAAATCGATGTTTGCTGAAGCGTTGGAAACAGCAAAAAAAGCAGATGTTGTGATCATGACTTTAGGCGAAGGTTCAGCAATGAGTGGCGAGGCGAAAAGTAGAAGTAACTTACATTTCACGGGCGTTCAAGAAGATTTATTGAAAGAAATTGCAAAAACTGGAAAACCCATCGTTTTAATGATTAACGCAGGAAGACCTTTGGTGTTTGATTGGGCTGCAGACAATATTCCGACCATCGTTTACACTTGGTGGCTGGGGACGGAAGCCGGAAATTCTATTGCAGATGTTCTTTTTGGAACCGTAAATCCTGGTGGGAAATTGCCAATGAGTTTCCCTAGAACGGTTGGTCAGGTTCCGATTTATTACAACCATTACAATACCGGTAGACCGGCGAAAAATAATACCGACAGAAATTATGTTTCAGCTTACATTGATTTGGATAATGACCCGAAATTTCCTTTTGGTTATGGATTAAGTTACACTCAGTTTAAATATTCTGATATGAATTTAAGCTCAACAAATCTTAAAGGAAATCAGACTTTGAATATTAGCGTAATTATTTCCAATACCGGAAAATATGATGGGGAAGAAGTGGTGCAATTGTACATCCGAGATTTGGTAGGGAAAGTTATAAGACCTGTGCAAGAATTAAAAGGTTTTCAAAAAGTTTTCATCAAAAAAGGAGAAAGTAAAACGATCAATTTTACATTGACTCCAGAAAATCTGAAGTTTTTTGACGATCAACTGAATTACGATTGGGAAGGCGGAGAATTTGATATCATGGTCGGAACCGATTCTCATAATGTTCAGGCTAAGAGGATTAATTGGTCAAAATAA
- a CDS encoding glycoside hydrolase family 16 protein produces MKIKLQYIIHFLIGGTLVFSSLSCASNKPHSDRKLIWNDEFNGKGLPDSTKWNYDVGGDGYGNNEAQFYTKNRLENARMENGNLVIEAKKENWEKNKYTSARLLTKGKFSFQYGTIEVRAKLPKGRGTWPAIWMMSENMKKWPDDGELDIMEHVGFNQGYIHASVHTKKYNHIIGTQKTDTLIVKDASEKFHIYKADWTPERIDVYIDNQKFFTYENKDKTYESWPFDQPYFIILNLAVGGFWGGKEGIDDTVFPQKYYIDYVRVYENKK; encoded by the coding sequence ATGAAAATTAAACTCCAATACATTATTCACTTTTTAATCGGTGGAACTTTAGTTTTTTCATCATTAAGTTGTGCTTCAAACAAGCCACATTCCGACAGGAAATTAATTTGGAATGACGAGTTTAATGGAAAAGGGTTACCAGATTCCACAAAATGGAATTACGATGTGGGTGGCGATGGTTACGGAAATAATGAAGCTCAGTTTTACACTAAAAACCGTCTGGAAAATGCGAGAATGGAGAACGGAAATCTTGTCATTGAAGCTAAAAAAGAAAACTGGGAAAAGAATAAATATACTTCTGCAAGACTTTTAACAAAGGGGAAATTTTCCTTTCAATACGGAACAATTGAAGTTCGTGCTAAACTTCCGAAAGGTCGCGGAACATGGCCCGCAATCTGGATGATGAGCGAAAATATGAAAAAATGGCCTGATGACGGAGAATTGGATATTATGGAACACGTTGGTTTTAATCAGGGTTATATTCACGCATCGGTTCATACGAAAAAGTACAATCACATTATCGGAACTCAGAAAACAGATACGCTAATTGTGAAAGATGCAAGTGAAAAATTCCATATCTATAAAGCTGATTGGACACCTGAAAGAATTGATGTTTATATTGATAATCAGAAGTTCTTCACGTATGAAAATAAAGATAAAACGTATGAATCATGGCCTTTTGATCAGCCATATTTTATCATTCTAAATCTTGCTGTCGGCGGATTTTGGGGCGGAAAAGAAGGGATTGATGATACTGTTTTCCCTCAGAAATATTATATAGATTACGTAAGAGTCTATGAGAATAAAAAATAA
- a CDS encoding glycoside hydrolase family 30 protein, producing the protein MKKLVVSCFVIGFAFNANAQNYWKKNAGKTAKVIFTNAKTNEKMVDKGMVKFEKMAQPKETDACIFVDPDFKYQRLIGIGGAITDASAETFYKLPKNKQNEIIEAYYGKNGLGYTVVRTNMNSCDFSSDSYTYVTENDHSLKSFNVAHDEKFKIPMIKEAQKAIGNNFTFYFSPWSPPAWMKSNKSMLKGGRLENQNYQTWADYYVKFIKEYEKRGINIWGLTIQNEPMATQTWESCIYTAEEEGEFLKKNLGPTLWKNGYKDKKVMIWDHNRDLIYQRATTTLSDPETSKYAHGIGYHWYETWNNKTQLFDNLLETQRAFPDKFLAFTEGCKEQFDLTKIYDVSLGELYGRNMINDFNKGTALWTDWNVLLDETGGPNHVGNFCFAPIIADTKTGEIHYTYEYYYVGHVSKFIKPNAQRIGTSSNRAALTSTTFMNENGQLVTVIMNDSENDIDTNLWIEGMSAKLSSPAHSIQTVIL; encoded by the coding sequence ATGAAGAAATTAGTAGTAAGCTGTTTTGTAATCGGATTTGCATTCAATGCAAATGCACAAAATTACTGGAAAAAAAATGCAGGAAAAACAGCCAAAGTAATTTTTACCAATGCAAAAACCAATGAGAAAATGGTTGATAAAGGAATGGTGAAATTCGAGAAAATGGCTCAGCCGAAAGAAACGGATGCGTGTATTTTTGTAGATCCTGATTTTAAATATCAAAGATTAATAGGAATCGGGGGTGCAATCACAGATGCATCAGCAGAAACTTTTTACAAGCTTCCAAAGAATAAGCAGAATGAAATCATTGAAGCTTATTATGGTAAAAACGGTTTGGGATATACGGTTGTTCGTACCAATATGAACTCTTGTGATTTCTCAAGCGATTCTTATACCTATGTGACGGAAAACGATCATTCTCTGAAGTCTTTTAATGTTGCGCATGATGAAAAGTTTAAAATTCCAATGATCAAAGAAGCTCAGAAAGCGATCGGTAACAATTTTACCTTTTATTTTTCTCCGTGGAGTCCGCCCGCGTGGATGAAGTCAAATAAAAGCATGCTGAAAGGTGGAAGATTGGAAAACCAAAATTATCAGACCTGGGCAGATTATTATGTGAAATTCATCAAAGAATACGAAAAAAGAGGAATCAATATTTGGGGATTGACCATTCAGAACGAACCAATGGCAACTCAAACCTGGGAATCTTGTATTTACACAGCGGAAGAAGAAGGGGAGTTCCTGAAAAAGAATTTAGGTCCGACGCTCTGGAAAAACGGATACAAGGACAAGAAAGTAATGATCTGGGATCACAACCGTGATTTAATTTATCAAAGAGCAACTACAACTTTAAGCGATCCTGAAACTTCAAAATACGCCCACGGAATTGGCTATCACTGGTATGAAACGTGGAACAATAAAACGCAGCTTTTCGATAATTTATTGGAAACCCAAAGAGCTTTCCCTGATAAGTTTTTGGCTTTTACAGAAGGTTGCAAAGAGCAGTTTGATTTAACTAAAATTTACGATGTAAGTTTAGGCGAATTGTACGGCAGGAATATGATCAACGATTTCAATAAAGGAACTGCTTTATGGACAGATTGGAACGTTCTTCTCGACGAAACAGGCGGGCCAAATCATGTTGGGAATTTCTGTTTTGCCCCAATAATCGCCGATACAAAAACCGGAGAAATTCATTATACTTATGAATATTATTATGTGGGTCATGTATCGAAATTTATCAAACCCAACGCTCAAAGAATCGGAACCTCATCAAATAGAGCTGCTTTAACCTCAACCACTTTC